The DNA segment AAAAGCTTAAACTATACTTAGAgaaaatacataatttatttaattatatctttAACACGCCCTCTTACGTGCGAGCCTGATTCTTTATCATGTGACAAGCACGCGAAAATTATTCTCGATACGGATATAGGAGCTTTGTAATGTAGAGTTATATGATTGtttcatctaaaagcttaagatGTTAGAGATAACACACTTTTAATTATTGacttaattatatcttcaacgTTATATAGttctatatttttgttttattctcCTTTTAGATGAAAAAGTTGGCTAGAGCATTTTTCAAGGAAGCAGAATGGTTAAATGTTGGCTATATTCCAAAATGTGACGAGTATATGAAGAATGCAAATGTAACTACTACATGTATGATGGTTGCAACAACATCCTTGAGTTTTATGGAGGAATCTATAGCCAAAGAGACTTTTGAATGGATGATAAATGAGCATTTAATCCTTCGAGCTTCATCAGTAATCAACAGATTAAAAGGCGATTGTATTGGACATAATGTAAGTACTACACTATATTTAATTTTCAGTTCGCACCCTTTTCTCCGAAGGGAaaccttggcgtaactggtaaaattattgtcatgtgaccaggaggtcacgtgttttgagccgtggaaacagcctcttgcataaatgtagggtaaggttgcgtacaatagacccttgtggtccggcccttcccccgACCCcacacatagcgggagcttagcaTAGCGGGCTGCACTCTTTTCGCATTTTTtctccaaaaataaataaattgtatGACCATCTCATCTAATAGCTTAAGTCGCAGAGTGAGTTACTTTTTCATTTATTTGATTATATTCTCAACGTGCCCCTCACATATAATATTTATATTGATTATTGAAATCTATTGACTGCAGTTGGAACAACAAAGGAAGCATATAGCTTCATTCATAGAATGCTACATGAAAGAATTTGGAGGTTCAAAGCAAGATGCATATGCTGAGGCTCAGAAGAAAATCACTAATAATTGGAAAGACATGAACAAGGACTTCCTTTGTTCTACTCATGACAAAGTAccaacgtttgtcctcgaactaGTTATAAATATTGCGCGCCTGGCATATATTTTCGAAGAAAATGATTTTGCAAGTGCCCAAAGCGAATTTAAAGACAAGATTATGCTGTTGTTTGTTGAACCTGTCAATGTTTGAGGATAATTTGGAGCATAATCTAGTTTGAGAACATAGGAATAACAGAAGTACTTCTATTACTGATTAATGGTGAAAAATGATGTATTGATTTGTATACTATTAATGTTTGAGAAAAAATTATCTTCAGCTTTATTAAGGAACACTACTAGAAAAGGGCTAACTTTCGACCATCAACACGTTCGCAAATCTAATAGATGCATAGTGTATGAGTATTtattagattatacaaaactccaaatattgtctgaaataaaataaacaaaatgtaaatataagaagagacactggtagctgcaaaacggctcagaaaggcagctcaccactatatCTCTGGATAACGTTGGCGTAAGACGATAAgtccccactagtacttgcctcaggtcctgcacaaaaataAAAGTGCAACAAGTATACtttgagtacgtaaacaacgtgtacccagtaagtatcaagcctaatcccGAAATGGTAGAGACGAGATGCCGACTTTGACAtttactatgggtcaataataataattgaaataaaattagaatatctaaattagcatgattcacagaatataaaaataatttatttaaccagcagaaataattaaattccttcgattctaataaatttttaatttttcaattaGTCTTATTTACAGGATTaccaataattccttaacaagtagggataataattctttaaattttaaagattttcaatttatcaattagcttcacacgctacaataaactatcaaagtatcgtgtaattattattattaagcacgatttctgccgaggtcgtacgacctgatccatagatacatctatccagccgaggcattcggcctactccacaagaaaggaggacatttttttatgtacctccggaaggagagtatatttattataaggtaaATTAGGGagggagaacaatttcttttaacaattaattaatttaaacagaaaattaagcatatgagattttcatcttttaatatcttccctaacaattcacaatatatatatacaattaagtaaataatacaatttatacaagtaattcatgcttttgagtcctaaactacccggactttagcatttaagtcctaaactacccagactttagcattaatagtagctaagcacggactctcgtcacctcgtgcgtacgtagcccccgcaattagcaataattatttaatttaatcacctatgggataatttttccttcacaagattagacaagagacttaccttaatttgctccaatttaatccactagaaggtcTTTTCCACGATtgtccaactctgtctggctcgaatctagccaaaataattcgatacaatcactaaaaattataggaaataattctataagaaaatactatatttttctataaaagtccgaaattaatttaaaaatcgtctgtgaggcccacgtctcggaatccgatgaaagttacgaaatatgaacgctgactcaaccacgagtctacccataccaaaattactaaattccgataacaattcggccctcaaatccttaaatctatccaagagggtttttaaacattttccaactcaattcaccaattaaatgataacaacagtgatggattcaggtaatataaccaatattgagttaagaacacttaccccattgttttctctcaaaatctcccaaatatcatccaaatccgagctcaaaatctttaaaaatggaaaatgggtcgaaatcccattttcagaacttaatcTCTCTGCCCAGTGACTTCTTTTACGCAATCGCGAAATTCCTCACGCGATCGGATAGCACAAATTTTACTGCCTAGaaaataaccctacgcgatcgcataaagtcccacgcgatcgcgaagcactgacactgcaaacctacgcgatcgcgaagcattaagcgcgTGGTCCAGCTCCTCCCCAGTTtctcctacgcgatcgcaaacaatgacaCGTGATCGTGATGCACAGACTGGACTAACCTATGCGATCGTGGGCGTGCCCACGTGATCGCATAGAACGAATTTCTAGCTGCCCAAAATAAGCCTACacgatcgcaaccccattcacgcgatcgcgtagaaaaaATTTACCTCTACCCAaattaccctacgcgatcgcagaccaacttacgcgatcgcgcataaggaaatcagaagaaaaatacTAGCAACTATAAGCAGTATCCCAAAGGCAAAAAATAATCTGTTAGTcatctgaaacttacccgagcccctcgagacctcaaccaaatataccaacaagtcccaatacatcatacgaacttagccgaTCCTTCAAATaacaccaaacaacgctaaaactaatATTaatcctccaattcaaacttaataaaacTTAAGATTCCCAACTTATACATTCagtgtcggaacctatcaaatcaagtccgattgacctcaaattttgtacacaagtcataaatgacataaccaagctatgaaaattttcggaactggattccgacccctatatcaaaaagttaactccccggtcaaacttccaaacttaaattcttgtttcagccatttcaagcctaatttaattgcaaactttaaaaaaaaaatccgaacacgctcctaaatccaaaatcaccacactaagctattggaaccatcaaatcccgattctggggtcattttctcaaaatgttgatcgaagtcaaacttggccttttaaggctaacttaaggaaccaagtattccgatttcaacccaaacacttttaaatcccgaaccaaccatccccgcaagtcataaatcattaaaagcacagagggggagttttattttagggaacgaagttctaaaagttaaaatgaccggttgggtcattacattctccacctcttaaataaacgttcgtccttgaacgggtttaaaattatacctgaagtgctgaataagtgtgaatatctgctccgcatattttcctcggcctcccaagtctcttcctcgactggttggcccctctactggacttttactgcagaaatcctcttggacctcaactggcgaacctatttgtcacgacccaaactaacccctgtcgtgatggcgcctatcgtggaactaggcaagtcgACTCATTTCAAAAcgaaccgatattttcatttcaaggataatttcaaggctatttagcataaaaaccttcgtaaaggagttcaaattaaaaaaaaatgcagaaaagaaaagcccgacatcggggtgtcactagtcatgagcatctactacaatttgttTGACAATATCAAGTCTAACATAGTCTGAAacatagctaaatacaactaaaggaagataagagggagaagagcagggttgcgatcgtcaggcagctaccttgctatccccgaaaATATCTGCAATCGGAATAGTCAACAGCCACTACCGTGTCCaaatacgcctgaatctgcacacaaggtgcagggagtaacgtgagtacaccaactcagtaagtaacaacaataaatagatactgagcagtagtgacgagcaataaagcatataaagttcatatcatgaaatttcagtaaaatacaacatgcaaaatcagtgtttgaatcaaatcatcttgtTTAAACCTAGtgccagtaaaatcatttaaagatatttttcaacagttttcaaacagaggctcaatgcaaaggtgagcaaaaatgatgaaatcataaacagtcccccggcaaaacatcactcatatacagcccctcgggcaaacctcacagtcactcatgcctctcgggcatacctcacagtcactcatgccactcgagcatacctcataatcacttatgccactcgggcatacctcataatcactcatgcctcccagtcactcagcactcggcactcgcactcagtaggtacctgctctCATTgggtgtgtgtacagactccagaggggctccttcagcccaagcgctatatcaagccaaataatggcataaatcactcaggccctcggcctatatcaaacatgctgtggcgtgcagcccgatcccataaatatccttacaaatcaggccctcggcctcactcagtcataaacctctcaagccactcgagcatttaagtaaaaacagggtactcagcccaaaacaacatttatatgcatcaaaatagagtaaggaaagctgagttatgcagtaaaaaggtataaccatgactgagtataaactTTCAATCGAAAATAGTGAAGGGATAGTAATAAAAggccctaagggtccaaacaacactggcacaaggaccaaacatggcattcaacacAATTTACAagaactctttctaaaacatataatttCAACAACATaggcaactttacagttgctacgggatggaccaagtcacaatccccaacattgcacgcccacacgcccgtcacctagcatgtgcgtcacttcaaaatagtagaatgatacgaaattcggggttttataccctcaggactagattcacaattgttacttacctcaaaccggtaaaatctctaccccgcaatgctcttgcctctcgactcggcctccaaatactcagaatctattcacaatcagtacaataccatcaatatatgctaatggaatgaattccacaagaaaaactatcaaattagcccaaaacccgaaattggctcaacccgccctccgggcccacgtctcaaaatccaacaaaatttacaaaactaggaagctcaaccactcacgagtccatacatataaaatttaacaaaatccgacaccgtttggtccctcaaatccttaaattaaacttttcaaaatcccaagccctaacccctcattttcactaattacatgattaaacaacggtaAATCACCATACATACtagtattagggctcaagaaacttaccttactgatagcccttgaatatCCCTTCAAattcactccaaaagctccaaaaaccgacttgaaaatggtggaaatgaaccaaattcgtgaagggttctatttatggtttctgcccaggtttttcgcacctacAGACAAATTTCACGCTTCTGCgccaccgcacctgcgaaaaatccatcACAGGTACCGAACTCACTTAGGAGCctaggttccgcatctgcggcccaaaacCCTGCGCCTGCAAAAGCACTCCTGCGCGTtttccttccgcttctgcgaagcctgcccagcgTCCCTTTTCCGcatcagctgcattttccaacttcgacaaattcattaaccactcggaatcaccccgaggccctcgggacctcaaccaaaaatagcaacaagtcatatatcaacatacaaacttagtcgaaccttcgaatcactcaaaacaacatccaaacaccaaattaccctcggattcaagcctaagaacttctaaatttccaaattcggcaactgatgccgaaaccaatcaaaccacgtccgaatgacctcaaattttgcacacacgttacaaatgacactacgaacctactccaacttccgaaattccattctgaccccgatatcaaatttttcattgccgaccgaaatcgccaaatttccaactttcgccaattcaaacctaattccactttggacctccaaatcacatttcggacgtgctcctaagtctaaaatcatctaacgaagctaatggaaccatcaaaattaagTTCCGAAATCGTTtatacataggtcaacatccgattgacttttccaacctaaggttctaaataagagactaagtgtctcattccactctgaaaacactccggacctgaaccaaccaacccgatacaacacaatgcaactaaataacacataaagaagcagaaatgggggaaacgaggctataactctcgaaacgaccggccgggtcgttacactatttatcaacaatggcaactggctcctcttcataacacAAGCTATTacctagctgaactgtgctgaagtctaacacatgtgataggtcggcatgatacttccggagcatagatacatggaaaactggatgaactcctaatagactgggaggcaaggcaagctcataagcaacctccccaactcgtctcaatacctcaaatgagcctataaaccttgggctcaatttcccctttttcccaaaCCTCATGATTCCCATCATCGgcaaaactttcaagagaactctttcacccatcataaatgataaatctcgtgctttctgatctgcgtaactcttctgtctgaactgcactgtacgaagtcgctcctgaatcaactttaccttttccaaggcatccttcaccaaatcagcaCCATATAACTtggcctcaccaggctcaaaccacccgatgggcgaacgacgttaccgaccatataaagcctcaaatggagccatctctatactggattggtaactgttattataagcaaactcggccaaaggcatgaaacgatcccactgacctccaaagacaatcacacatgccctgagcatatcctccaaaatctgaattgtccactctgactgcccatcggtctgcagatgaaaggctgtgctgagttctacacgggtccccaattcactctgtactgctctccagaaatgtgaagtaaactgagggcctctatctgatatgatagaaattggcacaccgtgcaatcaaactatctcctgaatatatatttgggccaacctctctgaagtgtacgtagtcacaacaagaataaagtgtgccgacttggtcaacctattgACAATGAcgcaaactgcatcaaactttcgcatGGTCCGCGGCAACCCGActataaagtccatagtgatgcgttcccatttccactccggtatagttATCTGCAGAAGtaagccacctggcctctggtgctcatatttaacttgctggcaatttagacacctagcatactcaactatgtcttttttcattcgtcgccaccaatagtgctgcctcaggtcacgatacatcttcgtagcacctggatgaatagaataccgagaactgtgtgcttcctctaggatctttttcctcagtccatacATATTAGGAATACATAGTCTATCCTAGAGTTGCAGAACACCATctgctccaatagtaacttccttggcaccaccccgtagtactatttctcgaagaaccattaagtgtggatcatcatactaacgAACCTtaatctgttcaaatagtgaagaatgagctataacacatgaaagaactcgactaggctctgaaatatccagccgcacaagtctattggccaaggactgaatatccaaagctaatggtctctcctctgctaaaatgaatgccaaactacccatactctctgccttcctactcTAGGCGTCTACAACCACATTTACTTTgcctggatgatataggatagtaatatcataatctttcagtaactccaTCCATCTGCGCTGCCTAAAAATTAGGTCCCCCTagttgaacaaatactgcaaactgcgatgatcagtgtaaacttcacaagacacaccataaagataatgcctccaaatctttagagcgtgaacaatcacagctaactccaaatcatgtaccggataattcttctcgtggggcttcagctgacgtgaagcatatgcaataactcgcccttcctgcattaatacataacccaagccaacgcgtgaagtttcacaatacactgtatacatcctcgaactggaaggcaacactaacactggtgatgtagtcaatgctgtcttgagcttctgaaagctcacctcataaTCACCGGACCgtcagaacggagcacccttccgggttaatttggtcaaaggtgctgcaatagatgaaaaaccttccacgaaccgacgataataacctactaaacccagaaaactcttGATCTCAGTCTCCGAAGTGGGAtaatgccaattctgaactgcctcaatctttttggggtCAACCTTAATGCCTttgcccgatacaatatgccccaaaaatgctacagactctagccaaaactcacatttggagaacttagcatatagcttttgttcccgcaatgtctgaagcactactctcatatgctgttCATGCTCCTctttactgcgcgagtagatcaaaatgtcatcaatgaagacaatgacaaacgaatcaatatatagcctgaataccatgttcatcagatccataaatgctgtcggggcgttagttaaattgaaggacatcaccagaaactcataatgaccatatctagtccggaaagcagtcttcagaatattcgaatcccgaatcttcaactgatggtaccccgacctcaagtcgatcttagagaacaccctagcaccctgcaactggtcaaatagatcatcaatactcggtaacgggtacttgttcttaatagtgactttgtttaattggcgataatcaatacacatccgcattgttccatctttctttttcataaataataccggtgcaccccaaggcgatacactcggtctgatgaaccctttagctagtaactcctcaagctgttctttcaattcttttggagccatgcgatacggtgaaatatatataggctgggtatctggagccaagcaaatacagaaatcaatatcacgataaggtggcatacctagaagatctgaaggaaatacatcggagaactcccgaactacaggcactaaatcaatagctggagtctctgcagtagtatcccgaacataggctagataagaccaacaacctttctcaaccatgtgttgagaatttataaaagaaataactcgattaaatgaactaacagacaaacccttccactccagcttagcaaatgctggaatagccaaggtaacagtcttggcatgacaatctagaatagcatgatatggagataaccagtccatgcccagaataatttcaaaatcggtcatctcaagatGTAGAAGATCTGATCTAGTTTCATAACCAatgaatgtaataatacaggaccggaagatctggttcacaataacagaattgcCCACACGAggggacacataaacatgagtactcaaggactcacgagaaacacccaggaatggagaaaatagagatgacacatatgaatacgtagatcctggatcaaataatactgaggcatatttgccgcaaacagaaataatacatgtaatcacggcATTTGAGCTCTACATCAGGTATgtccggaaaagcatagaaccgagctggagagCCAACTGACTGGCCTCCgcctgtctgacctccacctctaggatgacccctacctacctgtcctccacctctaggacgacccctacctacctgtcctccacctcttagtGGCCGGACAACTGGTGGACAAACTGGTCCGATATTTAAAGGTTGCTGACCATGTTGCACTAGTTTACCCCATAGTGGCCTGAAAGCCAGTGTGTAAACCCgtaacaaacctctgcactctctccgcctcggtagggagtatcataagtgcatggcgagataacttagagaaccttgcctcataatcgttcactgacatctgaccctgctggagctgctcaaactaaaacctcaactcttccctctgggagggtggaatatacctgtccaagaagatacgggtgaacctgtaccaagtcatgggaggagaatctgctggtctgccaagaagataagactgccaccttCTATGGGCTCTGCCCTCTTCTatgggctctgccctctagctgaaaagtagcaaagtctaccccatgagactctaatatcctcatgttgtacagtctatcctttcATCGATCAATTAAAGCATGTGGATCCTCATgttgctcacccccaaagacaggaggatgtagtctagtccacctgtccaatagtttctgaggatcagcggctgcagctggcctgggctcaagtGTAGTTGCTGCcactgaaaagtagcaaagtctatcccatgagactctaatatcctcatgttgtacagtctatcctttcATCGATCAATTAAAGCATGTGGATCCTCATgttgctcacccccaaagacaggaggatgtagtctagtccacctgtccaatagtttctgaggatcagcggctgcagctggcctgggctcaagtGTAGTTGCTGCcactgaaaagtagcaaagtctatcCCATGAGACTCTAATATACAGCAGATGCCTGTCtatgagcctgtgcggtaggggtctgtgctccccgcccgcctgagatgtggctgggtctgccggaaataaatcgGCCTGAGTCATTATGTCCATGAactgcagcatacgacccataacatcctggaatcccggtgcagatgtgaagtccaccagAGTTGGCTCTACCACAGGCACCTAACCCTGTTCCTCAACAATTGGGTTCTCTACTGGACCCACTGGCAGCATAACTAGAATAGTCCTGGGatatcctcgccctctaccatgggctggagccctccctcggcctctagcaactgggggagtaactcttccctggtctggaaccttattagagcgcgttctcaccatctgtgagagaataagagaaggatatttagaactacatcaattgcacgatggaatataaagaaaggtagtttcctaacacacTATAgcatctcaaagataagtacagatgtctccgtaccgatctgcaagacctTATTAGGTTTGCTCATAAcctgtgagacctacgtgaacatagtactctaataccatgttgtcacgaatCAATTTTAGCTATAaaccatgatggcgcccaacactacagctaggcaagccaatcaataaattaaacatatattaattattttcagaaaaatatttctaagtaattttattcttttactagcaatattaaagaaaatataaaagatacCGATTAGTttaaattccagaaaataataccaatgtgtgtgccaagacatgGTGTCACTACTGTATGAGCATCtattagattatacaaaactccaaatactgtctaaaataaaatagacaaaatacaaatataagaagagacactggtagctgcagaacggctcaaaaaggcagttcaccactatgcctctggataacgtgggtatAAGACGATAGgccccccactagtacttgcctcaggtcctgcacaaaaaaaagtacagcaagtgtagtatgagtacgtaaatgaCGTAtcccagtaaatatcaagcctaatctcaaaatagtagagacgagatggccgactttgacactcactatgggtcaataataataattgaaataaaactagaatatctaaatcaacatgattcacagaatataacaataatttatttaacctgcagaaataattaaatttcttcaattccaataaatttccaatttgtcaattagtctcatttataGGATTaccaataattccttaacaagcagggataataattctttaaattccaaagattttcaatttatcaattagcttcacaagctacaataaactatcaaagtatcgtgtaattattatatTAAGCG comes from the Nicotiana tabacum cultivar K326 chromosome 14, ASM71507v2, whole genome shotgun sequence genome and includes:
- the LOC107792695 gene encoding sesquiterpene synthase 14-like — its product is MEQNSVKSMRPSARAHFQESSSQEKVEFEELKEKVRWWKDLNFTEQFPYARDRLVKCHFYTVGIYFEPQYSRAREMMTKVLTIYTVIDDTYDAYATYDELVPFTDAFDRCGCDISAIGSVPPSLKPTYQALADLYTQIEEKFIKEGKLDRLYYAKYEMKKLARAFFKEAEWLNVGYIPKCDEYMKNANVTTTCMMVATTSLSFMEESIAKETFEWMINEHLILRASSVINRLKGDCIGHNLEQQRKHIASFIECYMKEFGGSKQDAYAEAQKKITNNWKDMNKDFLCSTHDKVPTFVLELVINIARLAYIFEENDFASAQSEFKDKIMLLFVEPVNV